In Arthrobacter sp. QXT-31, one genomic interval encodes:
- a CDS encoding 4-hydroxy-3-methylbut-2-enyl diphosphate reductase → MTSSAVSLSMPTVPRRRRSPEEVLAAAPVPGPKKVLLAAPRGYCAGVDRAVIAVEKALQHYGPPVYVRKQIVHNVHVVSSLEEQGAIFVDETDEVPEGALVIFSAHGVSPAVVQSAEDRGLRTIDATCPLVTKVHKEAVRFAKDDFDILLIGHDGHEEVEGTSGEAPDHIQIINGPHEVDKVTVRDPEKVIWLSQTTLSVDETMETVRLLKERFPTLQDPPSDDICYATTNRQVAIKKIAPQADLVIVVGSANSSNSVRLVEVALEYGAKASYRVDFANEVDESWFEGVATVGVTSGASVPEVLVKDVLRLLADYGYDAVEEIVTAEEDLLFSLPKELRATLKEAGDVSRALGGRRSR, encoded by the coding sequence ATGACTTCCTCAGCCGTTTCCCTTTCGATGCCAACCGTCCCGCGCCGGCGGCGTTCGCCGGAGGAAGTGCTCGCGGCGGCACCGGTCCCCGGCCCGAAGAAGGTCTTGCTGGCAGCCCCGCGCGGATACTGTGCGGGCGTGGACCGCGCGGTCATCGCCGTCGAAAAGGCCCTGCAGCACTACGGGCCGCCCGTATATGTCCGGAAGCAGATTGTCCACAACGTGCACGTCGTCAGCTCCCTGGAGGAGCAGGGGGCCATCTTCGTGGACGAGACGGATGAAGTGCCCGAAGGTGCCCTGGTCATCTTTTCCGCCCACGGCGTGTCCCCGGCTGTGGTCCAGTCGGCGGAGGACCGCGGGCTGCGCACGATCGATGCGACCTGCCCCCTCGTGACCAAGGTGCACAAGGAGGCCGTCCGCTTCGCCAAGGATGACTTCGACATCCTCCTGATCGGCCACGACGGCCACGAAGAGGTGGAAGGAACGTCCGGCGAGGCTCCCGACCACATCCAGATCATCAATGGTCCCCACGAGGTGGACAAGGTGACGGTTCGGGATCCGGAAAAGGTCATCTGGCTTTCCCAGACCACGCTCAGCGTGGACGAGACCATGGAAACCGTCCGGCTGCTCAAGGAGCGGTTCCCCACGCTCCAGGACCCGCCCAGCGACGACATCTGTTATGCCACGACCAACCGCCAGGTGGCCATCAAGAAGATCGCACCGCAGGCCGATCTGGTGATCGTGGTCGGTTCGGCAAACTCCTCCAACTCCGTCCGCCTGGTGGAAGTGGCGCTCGAATACGGCGCCAAGGCGTCATACCGTGTGGACTTTGCCAACGAGGTGGACGAGTCCTGGTTCGAGGGTGTTGCCACGGTGGGCGTAACGTCCGGTGCCTCTGTTCCGGAGGTCCTGGTCAAGGATGTGCTCCGCCTCCTGGCCGATTACGGCTACGACGCCGTCGAAGAGATTGTGACTGCCGAGGAAGACCTGCTCTTCTCCCTGCCCAAGGAACTCCGCGCGACGCTCAAGGAAGCGGGGGACGTCTCCCGCGCCCTCGGCGGACGCCGCTCGCGCTAG
- a CDS encoding DNA recombination protein RmuC translates to MEPFAVILALLMLLLGAVSGAGAVYVVLRRRSSALEADFDGVSARLSEMSAQFAAADAERKLLSAQNRDLGMSREQDASVLRALAPVAEKLTAVQQQVSLLERDRLEQYGQLAQQLQEARLTDEQLMRSTHALESALRSNSARGQWGEVQLRRVVEAAGMMRHVDFHEQQHGTSGAEATVRPDLVVQLPGDKQLVVDAKVPLSAYLEAQELGQSAHDKPGLSQTARQNLLAAHAKALKTHVDALSTKKYWDISGNSPELVICFVPAESILAAALSADPALLDHALSRNVVLASPGTLLAVLKSVAFTWRQDVLTDSARELFELARQLYERMGTLGDNIGKLGSSLKTSVDRYNAMVGTLEARVLPTARKLNALDTSGLATPPAVQVTPRSLAAPELQGPESLGAELRGNELQGAESRAAELRAAGDEEEHAA, encoded by the coding sequence ATGGAACCTTTTGCAGTAATTCTGGCCTTGTTGATGCTGTTGCTGGGCGCCGTGTCCGGCGCGGGCGCGGTGTATGTGGTGTTGCGCCGCCGCAGCAGCGCCCTGGAAGCGGATTTCGACGGCGTTTCGGCGCGGCTTTCGGAAATGAGCGCCCAGTTTGCTGCCGCGGATGCCGAGCGGAAGCTGCTGTCCGCCCAGAACCGGGACCTGGGCATGTCACGTGAGCAGGACGCCAGCGTCCTCCGGGCCCTGGCCCCGGTGGCCGAAAAGCTGACTGCGGTGCAGCAGCAGGTATCCCTTTTGGAACGGGACCGGCTTGAACAGTATGGCCAGCTGGCGCAGCAGCTGCAGGAAGCCCGCCTCACCGACGAGCAGCTGATGCGGTCCACCCATGCCCTTGAGTCCGCGCTCAGGTCAAACAGCGCGCGCGGCCAGTGGGGTGAGGTGCAGCTGCGGCGGGTCGTGGAGGCGGCCGGCATGATGCGGCACGTGGACTTCCACGAGCAGCAGCACGGCACTTCAGGGGCCGAGGCCACGGTCCGCCCGGACCTTGTGGTCCAGCTGCCGGGCGACAAGCAGCTCGTGGTCGACGCCAAGGTACCGCTGTCCGCCTACCTCGAGGCGCAGGAGCTGGGACAGTCAGCCCATGACAAGCCCGGGCTCAGCCAGACTGCGCGGCAGAACCTCCTGGCGGCACACGCCAAAGCACTGAAGACCCACGTGGACGCCCTCAGCACCAAGAAGTACTGGGACATCTCCGGGAACTCGCCGGAACTGGTGATCTGTTTTGTCCCCGCCGAGTCCATCCTCGCCGCCGCGCTGTCCGCCGACCCGGCCCTCCTGGACCACGCACTCTCCAGGAACGTGGTGCTGGCCTCCCCCGGCACGCTGCTCGCGGTGCTCAAGTCCGTGGCGTTTACGTGGCGCCAGGACGTCCTCACGGACAGCGCCCGGGAGCTCTTCGAACTTGCCCGGCAGCTGTACGAGCGGATGGGCACCCTCGGAGACAACATCGGCAAGCTGGGATCCTCGCTGAAAACCTCGGTGGACCGCTACAACGCGATGGTCGGCACGCTGGAGGCGCGGGTGCTTCCCACGGCCCGGAAACTCAATGCCTTGGACACCAGCGGCCTGGCCACCCCACCGGCTGTGCAGGTCACACCGCGTTCACTCGCCGCCCCGGAACTGCAGGGACCGGAATCCCTGGGCGCTGAACTCCGGGGCAACGAACTGCAGGGCGCTGAATCCCGGGCCGCTGAACTGCGGGCAGCCGGAGATGAGGAAGAACACGCCGCTTAG
- the ychF gene encoding redox-regulated ATPase YchF: MALTIGIVGLPNVGKSTLFNALTRNQVLAANYPFATIEPNVGVVNLPDPRLQQLAGIFGSQRVLPAAVSFVDIAGIVKGASEGEGLGNQFLANIREAEAIAEVVRVFDDPDVIHVDGKVDPRSDMETIHTELILADLQTIEKAIPRIEKEVKIKKREAAELAAIKAAQVVLERGDTIYSSIESDKLEMEHLKELSLLTAKPFIYVFNADEGILGSEEKQAELRAMVAPADCIFLDAKLEADLVELDEAEAREMLEMNGQDESGLDQLARVGFHTLGLQTYLTAGPKEARAWTIRQGDTAPQAAGVIHSDFQRGFIKAEIVSFEDLIDAGSMAEAKSRGKVRIEGKEYVMADGDVVEFRFNV; the protein is encoded by the coding sequence GTGGCTCTTACTATTGGCATCGTCGGACTGCCCAATGTCGGCAAATCAACACTTTTCAACGCACTGACCCGCAACCAGGTCCTGGCCGCGAACTATCCGTTCGCAACCATCGAACCCAATGTCGGCGTCGTGAACCTGCCCGACCCCAGGCTGCAGCAGCTGGCCGGGATCTTCGGCTCGCAGCGCGTACTGCCCGCGGCAGTCTCCTTCGTCGACATCGCCGGCATCGTCAAGGGCGCCTCCGAAGGGGAGGGCCTGGGGAACCAGTTCCTCGCCAACATCCGTGAAGCGGAAGCCATCGCCGAGGTGGTGCGCGTCTTCGATGACCCGGACGTCATCCACGTCGACGGCAAGGTCGACCCCCGCTCGGATATGGAAACCATTCATACCGAGCTGATCCTCGCCGATCTGCAGACCATCGAGAAGGCCATTCCCCGGATCGAAAAAGAGGTCAAGATCAAGAAACGGGAGGCCGCCGAGCTCGCTGCCATCAAGGCCGCACAGGTGGTGCTGGAGCGTGGCGACACCATCTACTCCTCCATCGAGAGCGACAAGCTGGAGATGGAGCACCTCAAAGAGCTCAGCCTTCTGACGGCCAAGCCCTTCATCTACGTCTTCAACGCGGACGAAGGCATCCTCGGCAGCGAGGAGAAGCAGGCCGAGCTGCGTGCCATGGTTGCACCCGCCGACTGCATCTTCCTTGACGCGAAGCTCGAGGCCGACCTCGTCGAGCTGGACGAGGCTGAGGCGCGTGAAATGCTCGAGATGAACGGGCAGGACGAATCCGGACTGGACCAGCTGGCCCGCGTCGGATTCCACACGCTGGGCCTGCAGACCTACCTCACGGCCGGACCCAAGGAAGCCCGTGCGTGGACCATCCGCCAGGGTGACACCGCCCCGCAGGCAGCCGGCGTGATCCACTCGGACTTCCAGCGTGGCTTCATCAAGGCGGAGATTGTCTCCTTCGAGGACCTCATCGACGCCGGTTCCATGGCAGAAGCAAAGTCCCGCGGCAAGGTCCGCATCGAAGGCAAGGAATACGTCATGGCCGACGGCGACGTGGTGGAGTTCCGCTTCAACGTCTGA